One Burkholderia sp. 9120 genomic window, GAACCGCAAGCAGTGCCGAGGCTGACCGAAGACAGGCTGTTAGGCAAAGCTCGCGCAGCCATGCCGAAAGACGCCGTCGCCGTCACCACCGCGATTGCGAGTGCGCCGGATCGCAGCACGGAATTCGTGTTCCGTCTTGCCAACGGGGAAAAACAGAGCGTCTACCTGAACCCGTACAACGGTGAGGTGTTGGGCACGCTGAGCGTCGGGAATCGCTTCATGCAGGTGGACCGCATGCTGCATCGCAAGCTGTTGCTCGGCAAGCCCGGCGAGTTGCTGATGGAACTCGCCGCGTGCTGGACGCTCGTGATGATCGGCACCGGCGTCGCACTCTGGTGGCCGCGTGAGAAAACCACTGCACGGGCTGCGCTGGTGCCGCGCTTCGCGCTCAAAGGGCGCCCGTTGTGGAAGAACCTGCACGCCGTGATGGGTATCTGGCTTGCGCTCGGCGCCCTCGCTTTCGTGCTGAGCGGCCTGCCGTGGACAGGATCATGGGGCAAGCAGTTCAAGGCGCTCGCGACCGCCGCGAATCTCGGCGCGCCGCCGGGTTCGTGGGGCGGCTTTCCAATGCGTTCCGTGCTGCCGGCCGGCACGCCTATCGATGCGGCCGCAACGTCTGCTACGGCCAATAAAACCCGCCCGGCACACGATGAACACGCCGGCCACGGCGCGAATGCCGCCGACATGGATTCGATGCCCGGCATGGTAACGGACGATTTGCCCTTGCCGCTCACGCCGTGGGCCGTCGGCAATTCGCCGGTGCCTACGTCTGCCGAACCCCATGCAGCGCAAACGCAAGCTCAACCGAAGCCGCTGCCGCTGCCGCTCGGCCACATCGTCGCGCAACTCGCCTCGCTCGGCGTGACCGACGGCTACAGCATCGTGCTCCCCACTTCGCCGACCGGTGTCTACACCGTCTCGTACTTTCCCGGCGATCCGAAAGACGAACGCACGCTGTACATCGATCAATACAGCGGTGCGGTGCTGAAAGACATTCGCTATGGCGACTACGGCGCCGTGTCGAAAGCGGTGTCGTACGGCACGTCGTTGCATATGGGCCGCTACTTCGGCCTCGCCAATCAGCTTCTCTGCGCGGCGATTTCGCTCGGCCTCGCGGCGATGGCGGTGAGCGGTTGCGTGATGTGGTGGAAGCGCCGTCCGCAACGTTCGCTCGGCGCGCCGTCGCGTGAACGCGCCGCCCCGCCGATGCGCGGCTGGAAAACCGGCCTCGTGCTGCTCGGCGTGATCTTCCCGCTGATGGGCACCACGCTGCTGGCCGTGTGGCTCGCCGACCGCACGATTTTCGGCCGCAGCGCGCGGCAACCGGCCTAACACCCTTTCCTTCCGTCGACTCTGTCGATTCCGTCGAACCATGGAGCACATCATGAATACATCGCGTCAACTTCTCCTCGCCGCCTTGCTGTGCGGTGCCTCGTTGCAAGCATTCGCGGCCGCTCCCGCGCCCGCGAGCGTGTCCGATTGCTGGATCCGCGCGTTGCCGGGCGATCTGCCCAAGGGCGGCTATTTCAAGGCTCATAACGCCGGCGACCAGCCGGTGAATCTCGTCGGCATCAGCTCGAACGCGTTCGGCATGGCGATGCTGCATCAGACGCAAAGCCAGGGCAGCACGTCGTCGATGGCGATGATCGAACAGGTCGCGGTGCCCGCGCACGGCACGCTCGAGTTTGCGCCGGGCAATTATCATGCGATGCTGGAAGAGCCCAAGCAGGCGCTCAAGGTCGGCTCGTCGATTCCGCTGACCTTCTCGTTCAGCAACGGCCAGAAAGTCACCGCTTCCTGCGCCGTGAAGAGTGCGGGTACGATGGGTCAGTGACACGCTGGACAGGCCGCGCCGCGCGCTTAAAATCTCTCTATGGATAAGCCCGGCGCCGCAACATAACCTGTGTCACGCGGCCAGCCCAAACACTCACTCAGGAGAAGCACGATGAACTCGAAACTTGGTCGACCGGCCTTGATCGCAGCCGCGCTCGCCGGCCTCGCGGCAGCGCCCATCACCGCGGCACACGCCGAAGAAAAAGTGCAGTGCTACGGCATCGCCAAAGCCGGCCAGAACGACTGCGCGAGCAAGACCGGCGTACATAGCTGCGCCGGCGAAGCGAAGATCGACAACGATCAGGGCGACTTCAAAACCGTCCCGAAGGGCACCTGCAAAAAGATGGGCGGCAAGATCGACGGACAGACCTAGTCACCCGATCGGCCGGCCGTGTCATCTACTCCGCTGCCTCCAACGAACGCCAACGCATCGGCGCACGCGCCGCCGCGCGGCGTCGGCATCGGCTTGCGTCACGCGCACTACCGCGATTTCCTCGACGCAACGCCGCCAGTTGATTGGGTCGAGGTCCACAGCGAAAACTATTTCGGCGACGGCGGTTTCGATCTGCATGTGCTACACACGGTGCGTCGCGATCTACCCGTCAGTCTGCATGGCGTCGGCCTCGGTCTCGGCTCGGCGACACCGCTCGACACGCAGCACGTCGCGAAGTTGAAACGCCTCGTCGATCGGATCGAGCCCGCGCTCGTTTCCGAGCATCTGTGCTGGGGCGCGACGGCGGCCGCTCATCTGAACGATCTGCTGCCCATGCCGCTAACCGACGCGGCGCTCACGCTGCTGTGCGCGCGCGTCGGCGAGTTGCAGGATGCGTTGGGCCGGCCGGTTCTGCTGGAAAACGTCTCCACGTACGTCCGATTCCGCGACGATCAGTACGGCGAGACAGCCTTTCTCGCTGAACTCGCGGCGCGGTCGGGTTGCGGCGTACTGCTCGATGTGAACAACCTGTACGTGAATCAATGCAATCACGGCGAGGACGCCATGGTGGCGATGAACGCGCTGCCGCGCGGCGTGGTCGGCGAAATTCATCTTGCGGGTCACAGCGTGACGGACGTGGCCGTGATCGACGATCACGGTTCTCGCGTCGCGGACCCGGTGTGGGCGCTGTATGAGTACGCGGTACGACGGTTCGGCGCGATACCGGCGTTGATCGAATGGGACACCGATCTGCCTGCGCTGGCTATTCTGCTGGAAGAAGCCAACCGCGCCCGTGAGGTTCAAAGCGCGGTTCACGCTGCACGGCTGGCGCTTAGCGGAGACCCAAAGAACCATGCGCGCCTCGCTTGAGTCACTGCAGCACCTGTTTGCCGAGTCGCTGGAGACGGAACAGCGGCCTGTGCTTGCGCAACTGCGCACCGATGCCGCGCTTCAAAAGCGCATCGATCTCTATCGAAACAACGTTCGCGCTCATCGCCGCGATGCGCTCGCAAGCGCCTATCCCGTGTTGCGGGCGCTGGTCGGCGAGCGCTACTTCGGCGCACTGTCGAACGCTTACGCACACGAACATCCGTCGCAAAGCGGCGATCTGAATCGCTTCGGTGCCGCGCTGCCGGATTTCATCGGCCGTTACGAAACTGACGCACCGTACCGCTATTTCGCCGACCTCACGCGACTCGAATGGTCGCTGCACGTGGCGTACTACGCGGCTGACACGGCGACGCTCACGCAGCAGGAATGGGCCGCAATCCGTCCTGACGATCTGCTCGATGCACAACTCGCGATCCACCCCGCTTGTGCGTTGGTTGCTTCGCGTTACGCCATCGCCGATATCTGGACCGCCCATCAACCGGACGGCTCGTTGCCGACGCAGATCGATTCGCCGACTTACGCTTTAGTTGTGCGTCCGCATTGGCGCCCTGAAGTACTCGTTCAATCCGCAGCCGCACACGCAGCGTTCGGCGCGCTGCAACGCGGAGCGACACTCAATGAAGCACTCGACGCAGCCTTTGAGATCGACGACGAATTCAATTTCACGTCGCAATGGCGCGAATGGATCGCCGCGTCCGCGATCACCGGCCTCGTGCACGGCACGCCGCCGCAGGCCGAATTCACGCCGACACCCGGACCGTAAAGCGCTTGCCAGCCTTACCACGCGTAATACTTTTGATCAGTTCGACAACGCCAACGGCGCCGTGTATAAGCCTGTAGAGCATGGCATCTCAAGGTAAACACCCGATGATTTCGCAAATAAAACAGATCTTCAGCGACTCGAACAGTCACGTTCGCACCCGCCTGTTCGGTATCTACGGCGTGCTGATCGCCACCAACGTGCTCGCATGGCTCTGGGCGCTCGTCGCGTTCCGCCATCACCCTGTATTGCTCGGCACCGCATTGCTCGCGTATGGCTTCGGCTTGCGTCACGCGGTCGACGCGGACCACATCGCCGCCATCGACAACGTCACACGCAAACTGATGCAGGAAAAGAAGCGTCCGGTCACGGTCGGCTTCTTCTTCTCGCTCGGTCATTCGACGGTCGTGGTGCTGGCCTCGCTCGCCGTGGCGGCGACCACCTCCGCGATGCAAGGCCGCTTCGACCACTACAAGGAGATCGGCGGCGTGGTCGGCACGCTCGTCTCCTCGCTGTTCCTGTTCGCCATCGCGCTGATGAATCTGATCATCCTGAAGTCGATCTATCGGGCGTGGCGCAACGTGAAGCAAGGCGGCCGCTACGTCGACGACGACTTCGACCTGCTGCTC contains:
- a CDS encoding DUF692 domain-containing protein, which gives rise to MSSTPLPPTNANASAHAPPRGVGIGLRHAHYRDFLDATPPVDWVEVHSENYFGDGGFDLHVLHTVRRDLPVSLHGVGLGLGSATPLDTQHVAKLKRLVDRIEPALVSEHLCWGATAAAHLNDLLPMPLTDAALTLLCARVGELQDALGRPVLLENVSTYVRFRDDQYGETAFLAELAARSGCGVLLDVNNLYVNQCNHGEDAMVAMNALPRGVVGEIHLAGHSVTDVAVIDDHGSRVADPVWALYEYAVRRFGAIPALIEWDTDLPALAILLEEANRAREVQSAVHAARLALSGDPKNHARLA
- a CDS encoding copper chaperone PCu(A)C, which gives rise to MNTSRQLLLAALLCGASLQAFAAAPAPASVSDCWIRALPGDLPKGGYFKAHNAGDQPVNLVGISSNAFGMAMLHQTQSQGSTSSMAMIEQVAVPAHGTLEFAPGNYHAMLEEPKQALKVGSSIPLTFSFSNGQKVTASCAVKSAGTMGQ
- a CDS encoding DNA-binding domain-containing protein; amino-acid sequence: MRASLESLQHLFAESLETEQRPVLAQLRTDAALQKRIDLYRNNVRAHRRDALASAYPVLRALVGERYFGALSNAYAHEHPSQSGDLNRFGAALPDFIGRYETDAPYRYFADLTRLEWSLHVAYYAADTATLTQQEWAAIRPDDLLDAQLAIHPACALVASRYAIADIWTAHQPDGSLPTQIDSPTYALVVRPHWRPEVLVQSAAAHAAFGALQRGATLNEALDAAFEIDDEFNFTSQWREWIAASAITGLVHGTPPQAEFTPTPGP
- a CDS encoding PepSY domain-containing protein, which codes for MSTTTAQRIVSATGTANPGYRTLWRWHFYAGLFVMPFLVVLAITGTLYCFQPQIEPLLYPHRLVVEPQAVPRLTEDRLLGKARAAMPKDAVAVTTAIASAPDRSTEFVFRLANGEKQSVYLNPYNGEVLGTLSVGNRFMQVDRMLHRKLLLGKPGELLMELAACWTLVMIGTGVALWWPREKTTARAALVPRFALKGRPLWKNLHAVMGIWLALGALAFVLSGLPWTGSWGKQFKALATAANLGAPPGSWGGFPMRSVLPAGTPIDAAATSATANKTRPAHDEHAGHGANAADMDSMPGMVTDDLPLPLTPWAVGNSPVPTSAEPHAAQTQAQPKPLPLPLGHIVAQLASLGVTDGYSIVLPTSPTGVYTVSYFPGDPKDERTLYIDQYSGAVLKDIRYGDYGAVSKAVSYGTSLHMGRYFGLANQLLCAAISLGLAAMAVSGCVMWWKRRPQRSLGAPSRERAAPPMRGWKTGLVLLGVIFPLMGTTLLAVWLADRTIFGRSARQPA
- a CDS encoding DUF2282 domain-containing protein; its protein translation is MNSKLGRPALIAAALAGLAAAPITAAHAEEKVQCYGIAKAGQNDCASKTGVHSCAGEAKIDNDQGDFKTVPKGTCKKMGGKIDGQT